The proteins below are encoded in one region of Sulfolobus islandicus Y.N.15.51:
- a CDS encoding winged helix-turn-helix domain-containing protein — MSRKRNRMEIIANILEECKGGIKKTRLMYKTNLSYGLFCKYTRLLEKKGLITFVDNEYRLTAKGYDYLNRVKEYINLLKKLKEMRESLEDLKDEKQLIKR, encoded by the coding sequence ATGAGTCGAAAGAGAAATAGAATGGAGATAATAGCCAATATTTTAGAAGAATGTAAAGGAGGAATTAAGAAGACTAGATTAATGTATAAAACTAACTTAAGCTATGGACTATTCTGTAAATATACTAGATTACTAGAAAAAAAGGGTTTAATAACTTTTGTTGATAATGAATATAGGCTGACCGCTAAGGGATATGATTACCTAAATAGAGTAAAAGAATATATTAATCTCTTGAAAAAGCTTAAGGAGATGAGGGAATCTTTAGAGGATTTAAAGGATGAAAAACAATTAATTAAGAGATGA
- the aceA gene encoding isocitrate lyase, giving the protein MNIRDKWSEEEKRLEYEWSEDPRWKGIKRNYKPSDVVKLRGSIRIEYSIAKLASHKLWNLLNTEPYIATFGALTGSQAVEMAKAGLKAIYVSGWQVAADNNLSNQTYPDLSLYPSNSVPNLVKRLNNALLRADQISWSEGKRDIDYLLPIVADAEAGFGGPIHAFELTKALIEAGAAGVHFEDQLASEKKCGHLGGKVLIPISAFIRVLNAARLASDVLGVPTILIARTDALNAKYLSNDVDETDNQFLTGKRTSEGYYEIRGGIEYAIARGLAYAPYADLLWFETSKPDLEEARQFAEAIHTHYPGKLLAYNLSPSFNWKKFMDDSKISRFMNELGEMGYKFQFITLAGWHLINYHTFKLARAYRNEGMPAYVRLQESEFQAQAEGYTAVSHQREVGTDYFDLVLTIASGGEASTTAMEGSTEAEQFVEAKQKVLK; this is encoded by the coding sequence ATGAACATCCGAGATAAATGGAGTGAAGAGGAAAAAAGACTTGAATACGAGTGGTCCGAAGATCCAAGGTGGAAAGGAATAAAGAGAAATTATAAGCCCTCGGATGTGGTAAAATTAAGGGGATCTATCAGAATTGAGTATAGTATAGCTAAATTAGCCTCTCATAAACTTTGGAACTTGCTAAATACTGAGCCCTATATAGCAACATTTGGGGCATTAACGGGTTCCCAAGCAGTTGAAATGGCAAAAGCGGGCCTTAAAGCAATTTACGTAAGTGGATGGCAAGTAGCTGCTGATAACAATTTATCAAATCAAACTTATCCAGACTTGAGCTTATATCCATCTAACAGTGTTCCAAACTTAGTAAAGAGGTTAAATAACGCTCTTTTAAGGGCTGACCAAATATCTTGGAGTGAGGGTAAACGCGATATCGATTACTTACTGCCTATTGTTGCAGATGCTGAAGCTGGTTTCGGTGGTCCAATTCACGCTTTCGAACTAACAAAAGCCTTAATAGAGGCAGGGGCTGCGGGCGTACATTTTGAAGATCAATTAGCATCGGAGAAAAAATGTGGACATTTAGGAGGAAAAGTTCTAATTCCAATAAGTGCATTTATAAGAGTACTAAACGCTGCAAGACTAGCATCTGACGTATTAGGAGTACCCACAATACTAATAGCAAGGACAGACGCACTAAATGCGAAATACTTATCTAACGATGTAGATGAGACTGATAATCAATTCTTAACTGGAAAAAGAACATCAGAGGGATATTATGAGATTAGGGGAGGTATCGAATACGCTATTGCCAGAGGATTAGCTTATGCACCCTATGCGGACCTATTATGGTTTGAGACTTCTAAGCCAGATTTGGAAGAGGCTAGACAATTTGCAGAGGCTATCCACACTCATTACCCCGGTAAGTTGTTAGCGTATAACCTATCCCCCTCATTTAACTGGAAGAAATTTATGGATGATTCCAAAATCAGTAGGTTCATGAACGAATTAGGAGAAATGGGCTATAAATTCCAATTCATAACCCTTGCAGGTTGGCACTTAATTAACTACCATACATTCAAATTGGCGAGAGCATATAGAAACGAAGGAATGCCAGCATATGTAAGACTACAGGAGTCAGAGTTCCAGGCTCAAGCAGAAGGATATACGGCCGTAAGTCATCAGAGAGAGGTTGGAACAGATTACTTCGACCTAGTGTTAACAATAGCATCTGGGGGAGAAGCGTCCACTACTGCAATGGAAGGTTCTACTGAAGCTGAACAGTTTGTAGAGGCAAAACAGAAAGTATTGAAATAA
- a CDS encoding malate synthase, whose translation MSFGLKISEEVYQKYSDLFGEKTINDRIVSVEKLIEELAVEFSDEIRRVINKRRQWLESKDPVTSKGAFPSFDEVFVDADGNKRTFREIIQGMIDNFLGVQSKLRWRLNENVPIPKDAHPLNNPGLEITGPWYPLSRAYNQINSDVACVMEDEEDASPAWYIPFGSGKTTADVWEGRKNVKLFLSGKAPNPYYEKGKTYSLNKPRDKWPVIFHRLPGLHLLDFDITLNGKPVPAIIVSAVIYTLNNYNSLKSAGSGVYFYLPKTQTPDEALVIEKILRRIESKLGLKIGTLKIALLYEEVNAGRFFPIILWIFRERLIKSNNGRWDYLGSLIEMWLQEKVLPDPQNITMTSPNMMAYQKYNALMMLLAGAKNGEADSAPVGGMAAVMLYPQTDPFGRNRYNLKALRGMKLDKLRERLIGLIFVAEDKVEGKVTLEEVINGKVKGKLYDMFRQSWVATKEEAYVEAGSKPLRVSLEELQKIIDAPVNYIEVEGTKLPTVDSGLTPEERALFQKLGLINERGKITPWVITKEMINTPEKLLFNKELWGGKDLWHSLYDIPEGDITPEHVQHAFYMAANYGFQLLNGNLAAAIDDYELKQRFMNDLATYRIFTSWLWSVINRDASFTKDGYIKGSKLTKDGVIPAEDVLKVTKGTKIKDIFEKLWELHLDWTYEFYKEQDMRAARKIAETFGKTNNTSTVEEVYKVVSEAYRSGPFREMSAKEAAQKLAKILNADASEIEEELINLAPRFDRAMAPVIMEILMKQMLYPKYIMNSGKILFILSPLDPERRSKVMDSIFSFRKMVEDKVRKGELDKWVLELYDYVYDNY comes from the coding sequence ATGTCTTTTGGCCTTAAAATCTCTGAAGAGGTATATCAAAAGTATAGTGACCTCTTCGGAGAAAAGACCATAAACGATAGGATTGTAAGTGTCGAAAAACTCATTGAAGAGCTTGCAGTTGAGTTCTCGGATGAGATAAGAAGGGTTATTAATAAAAGGAGACAATGGTTAGAATCAAAAGATCCCGTTACCTCTAAGGGTGCTTTCCCATCCTTCGACGAAGTTTTTGTAGACGCTGATGGAAATAAGAGAACCTTTAGGGAAATCATTCAAGGGATGATAGACAATTTCCTAGGAGTACAGTCGAAGCTGAGGTGGAGGTTAAATGAAAATGTACCTATACCAAAAGACGCACACCCCCTTAATAACCCGGGATTAGAAATCACTGGACCTTGGTATCCTCTAAGTAGGGCATATAATCAAATAAATTCAGACGTGGCATGTGTTATGGAAGATGAGGAAGATGCTTCACCCGCATGGTATATTCCCTTTGGTTCTGGTAAAACAACTGCTGACGTATGGGAGGGAAGAAAGAACGTAAAACTCTTTCTCTCCGGTAAGGCTCCAAATCCTTACTACGAGAAGGGGAAAACGTATAGCCTAAACAAACCTAGAGATAAGTGGCCTGTGATTTTTCACAGACTTCCTGGATTGCACCTCTTGGATTTTGACATAACGCTAAATGGTAAACCAGTACCGGCTATAATTGTTTCTGCCGTCATATATACCCTAAATAATTACAATAGCCTAAAGAGCGCAGGCTCTGGGGTATATTTCTATCTGCCTAAAACACAGACACCGGATGAGGCATTGGTAATAGAAAAGATCTTGAGAAGAATTGAGTCTAAACTAGGGCTTAAGATAGGTACACTTAAGATCGCTCTCCTTTACGAAGAGGTTAATGCGGGAAGATTTTTCCCTATAATACTGTGGATATTTCGTGAGAGGCTCATTAAATCAAATAACGGTAGATGGGACTACTTGGGAAGTTTAATTGAGATGTGGTTACAAGAGAAAGTACTTCCCGATCCCCAAAACATTACCATGACCTCACCAAACATGATGGCTTATCAAAAGTATAACGCACTTATGATGCTATTGGCTGGGGCAAAGAATGGTGAAGCCGATTCAGCTCCAGTAGGTGGTATGGCAGCAGTAATGCTTTATCCTCAAACTGATCCGTTCGGGAGAAATAGATACAACTTAAAGGCATTAAGGGGAATGAAGTTAGATAAGTTAAGAGAGAGGCTAATAGGGCTTATTTTTGTAGCAGAGGATAAAGTTGAAGGTAAAGTTACTTTAGAGGAGGTAATTAATGGCAAAGTAAAGGGTAAACTTTATGATATGTTTAGACAGAGTTGGGTTGCAACCAAGGAAGAGGCTTACGTAGAGGCGGGGAGTAAACCTTTAAGGGTAAGCCTAGAGGAATTACAGAAAATAATTGATGCACCAGTTAACTATATTGAAGTAGAGGGAACCAAATTACCTACTGTGGATAGTGGACTAACACCAGAGGAGAGAGCATTATTCCAAAAACTTGGTCTAATTAATGAAAGAGGAAAAATAACACCTTGGGTTATAACTAAGGAAATGATTAACACTCCCGAAAAGTTACTATTTAATAAGGAATTATGGGGTGGAAAAGACCTATGGCATTCGTTATATGACATCCCAGAGGGAGACATTACACCGGAGCATGTTCAACACGCATTCTATATGGCAGCAAATTATGGTTTCCAATTGCTTAATGGTAACTTAGCTGCAGCAATAGATGATTATGAATTAAAGCAAAGATTCATGAATGATCTAGCTACCTATAGAATATTCACTTCTTGGCTATGGAGTGTGATAAATAGAGACGCTAGCTTCACAAAGGATGGATATATTAAGGGATCAAAGTTAACTAAGGACGGTGTAATTCCAGCTGAAGATGTTCTAAAGGTTACAAAGGGGACTAAGATAAAGGACATATTCGAGAAGTTATGGGAGTTACACTTAGATTGGACATATGAGTTTTACAAAGAACAAGATATGAGAGCAGCTAGGAAAATAGCGGAAACCTTTGGAAAGACAAATAATACTTCCACAGTAGAAGAGGTATATAAGGTAGTTTCCGAGGCTTATAGGTCAGGTCCGTTTAGAGAAATGTCGGCTAAAGAAGCTGCACAGAAGTTGGCAAAAATTCTTAACGCTGACGCCTCTGAGATCGAGGAAGAGCTTATTAATTTAGCCCCAAGGTTTGACAGAGCTATGGCTCCAGTAATAATGGAAATTTTAATGAAACAGATGCTATATCCCAAGTACATTATGAATAGTGGGAAGATTCTCTTCATACTATCGCCGTTAGATCCAGAGAGGAGGTCAAAGGTCATGGATAGTATATTCTCGTTTAGAAAAATGGTTGAAGATAAGGTAAGAAAAGGAGAACTAGATAAGTGGGTATTGGAGTTATATGACTATGTTTATGATAATTACTGA
- a CDS encoding IS607 family transposase — protein sequence MERLLRPKEACQLLSISYSTLLRWIREGKIKVVTTEGGKYRIPYSEIKKYLEKREETRAVIYTRVSSTDQKEDLERQINYLTNYATAKGYKVVEVLKDIASGLNTQRKGLLKLFKLVEGRSVDVVLITYKDRLTRFGFEYIEEFFSTMGVKIEVVFGEEPKDDAQELVEDLISVVTSFAGKIYGMRSHKKTLLVQGVKKLIGELSGEDSEVKG from the coding sequence GTGGAGAGACTACTGAGACCTAAGGAGGCTTGCCAACTACTCAGCATTTCATACTCAACACTCCTACGGTGGATTAGAGAAGGAAAAATAAAGGTGGTAACGACTGAAGGAGGGAAGTATAGGATACCTTACAGCGAGATAAAGAAGTACTTAGAGAAGAGGGAAGAGACGAGGGCTGTAATTTACACTAGGGTCTCCTCTACCGATCAAAAAGAGGACTTGGAGAGACAAATAAACTACCTAACAAATTACGCAACGGCAAAAGGTTACAAAGTGGTTGAAGTACTGAAAGATATTGCAAGCGGGTTAAACACACAAAGAAAAGGATTGCTTAAGTTATTCAAACTTGTTGAGGGAAGGAGCGTAGACGTCGTATTAATAACATACAAAGATAGGTTAACAAGATTTGGATTTGAGTACATTGAAGAGTTCTTCTCAACCATGGGAGTTAAGATTGAAGTAGTTTTCGGTGAGGAGCCCAAAGATGACGCACAAGAGCTAGTTGAGGACTTAATTTCCGTCGTTACATCATTCGCAGGGAAAATTTACGGAATGAGGAGTCACAAGAAAACACTCCTAGTTCAAGGCGTAAAAAAGCTAATAGGTGAGTTGAGTGGAGAGGACAGTGAAGTTAAGGGTTAG
- a CDS encoding RNA-guided endonuclease InsQ/TnpB family protein, producing the protein MKLRVRVDYSTYSALKEVEEEYREVLEEAINYGLSNKTTSFTRIKAGVYKTEREKHKNLPSHYIYTACEDASERLESFEKLKKRGRSYTEKPSVRRVTIHLDDHLWKFSLDTISISTKRSRVFISPTFPKIFWRYYNKGWRIASEARFKLLKGNVVEFYVIFKKDEPKPYEPKGFIPVDLNENSVSVLVDGKPMLLETNTKKITLGYEYRRKAITTGKSTKDREVRRKLKRLRERDKKVDIRRKLAKLIVKEAFESRSVIVLEDLPRRAPEHMIKDVKDKQLRLRIYRSAFSSMKNAIIEKAREFGVPVVLVNPSYTSTVCPIHGAKIVYQLDGGDAPRVGVCEKGKEKWHRDVVALYNLARRAGDVSPVPLGSKESHDPPTVSGWLRAKSLHSIMNEHKMIEMKV; encoded by the coding sequence GTGAAGTTAAGGGTTAGGGTTGACTATTCTACATACTCAGCACTTAAGGAGGTCGAGGAGGAGTACAGAGAGGTTCTAGAGGAGGCAATAAATTATGGGCTGTCAAACAAAACTACCTCCTTCACCAGGATTAAAGCGGGAGTTTACAAGACTGAGAGGGAGAAGCATAAGAACTTACCCTCACACTACATCTACACAGCTTGTGAGGATGCAAGCGAGAGATTAGAGAGTTTTGAGAAGTTGAAGAAGAGAGGGAGGAGTTACACTGAGAAACCGTCAGTGAGGAGAGTTACTATTCACCTCGACGATCATCTGTGGAAGTTCAGCCTCGACACGATTTCAATTTCCACAAAGAGGAGTAGGGTTTTCATTTCACCAACCTTCCCTAAGATCTTCTGGAGATATTATAACAAGGGCTGGAGGATTGCGAGTGAGGCCAGGTTTAAATTGTTGAAGGGGAATGTTGTAGAGTTCTACGTCATTTTTAAGAAGGATGAGCCTAAACCTTACGAGCCTAAGGGTTTCATCCCAGTTGATCTCAACGAGAATTCAGTCTCTGTATTAGTTGATGGAAAACCGATGCTTTTAGAGACTAACACTAAGAAAATTACTCTGGGCTATGAGTATAGGAGGAAGGCAATAACTACTGGTAAGTCAACTAAGGATAGGGAAGTGAGGAGGAAGTTAAAGAGGCTGAGGGAGAGGGATAAGAAAGTAGACATTAGGAGGAAATTAGCCAAGCTGATCGTTAAAGAGGCTTTTGAAAGTAGGAGTGTCATAGTTTTAGAGGACTTGCCAAGGAGAGCTCCGGAGCATATGATAAAGGACGTGAAGGATAAACAACTTAGGTTGAGGATTTATAGATCTGCATTTTCCTCAATGAAGAATGCTATTATTGAGAAGGCTAGGGAGTTTGGTGTCCCCGTGGTCTTAGTTAACCCATCTTATACTTCTACTGTTTGCCCAATTCATGGGGCGAAGATCGTTTACCAACTCGATGGGGGCGATGCCCCAAGGGTTGGTGTTTGTGAGAAGGGGAAGGAAAAGTGGCATAGGGATGTAGTTGCACTGTACAACTTAGCGAGGAGAGCTGGAGATGTGAGCCCCGTGCCGTTGGGCTCGAAGGAGTCCCATGACCCACCTACAGTAAGTGGGTGGTTGAGGGCTAAGTCCCTACACTCGATCATGAATGAACATAAAATGATTGAAATGAAAGTGTAG
- a CDS encoding MFS transporter — protein sequence MSNSGGKDWRTALKVAISANLGWGFELFDLVVYLYVATTISPLFFPSSSKIASLLLFLLTIVIGYFARPLGGIFFGHYGDKIGRKRIWFVSLLGMGIATTLIGFLPTYNQAGILATLLLILLRILQGFFLAGEWGGGMTLVNEFSPSNLRGLMSGIQQGGAALGLIFAVIASEIASSLAPGAAFTKYGWRIMFWFGIIPLIIALTVRWKVGESIEWLTKVADKPEKIPIATVLKKWWKLVIIAAVVLFSSGSIYYGIIAYMPTFFELYTHLSIYEIDNIVLATNLIWLFLSPLTGYLSDVLKMRKILIAILGFVIGILIYPIINLLYTGSYILSILVGMLVGFLFAFQYSIFPAWLSENITTNVRYSYIAFSINLGVALSSFAPYIVTALGLIFHNPVLGIAIFDISASILGGIAALLSPQDKVGMQLS from the coding sequence ATGTCAAATAGTGGAGGAAAGGACTGGAGAACAGCACTAAAGGTAGCAATATCAGCCAATTTGGGTTGGGGATTTGAACTATTTGATTTAGTAGTTTACCTATATGTTGCAACTACAATATCTCCTCTATTCTTTCCTTCTTCAAGCAAAATAGCTAGCTTATTGCTTTTTTTATTAACTATAGTTATTGGATATTTTGCTAGACCTTTAGGAGGTATATTCTTTGGACACTATGGAGATAAGATAGGAAGGAAGCGAATATGGTTTGTTTCACTGCTTGGAATGGGTATTGCCACTACGCTAATAGGATTTTTGCCCACTTATAATCAAGCTGGTATACTTGCCACCTTATTACTGATTTTGTTACGAATATTACAAGGCTTTTTCTTGGCAGGAGAATGGGGAGGAGGAATGACGTTAGTTAATGAGTTTTCTCCAAGTAATTTAAGGGGATTAATGAGTGGTATACAGCAAGGAGGAGCAGCCTTGGGTTTAATATTTGCAGTAATTGCTAGTGAAATAGCTTCATCTTTAGCTCCTGGTGCTGCCTTTACTAAATATGGTTGGAGAATTATGTTCTGGTTTGGTATTATTCCATTAATAATAGCTTTAACTGTAAGATGGAAGGTTGGGGAAAGTATTGAATGGCTAACTAAGGTAGCAGATAAACCTGAAAAAATTCCTATTGCAACTGTTCTTAAGAAATGGTGGAAGCTGGTTATAATAGCTGCTGTAGTGCTGTTTAGTAGTGGATCCATATATTACGGAATTATAGCTTATATGCCCACGTTTTTTGAACTTTACACACATTTATCGATATATGAAATAGATAATATTGTATTGGCAACCAATTTAATATGGTTATTCCTATCTCCATTGACTGGTTATTTGAGCGATGTATTGAAGATGAGAAAAATACTAATAGCAATACTAGGATTCGTAATTGGTATCCTAATATATCCAATAATAAATTTGCTTTATACCGGCTCATATATCTTAAGCATCTTAGTTGGTATGCTAGTAGGATTTTTATTCGCATTTCAATATTCAATATTTCCTGCTTGGTTATCTGAAAACATAACTACTAATGTGAGATATTCATACATAGCTTTCTCAATCAATTTAGGAGTAGCACTTTCGTCTTTTGCACCGTACATAGTAACAGCGCTAGGGTTAATTTTTCATAATCCAGTTTTAGGTATTGCAATTTTTGATATATCTGCCTCAATATTGGGAGGAATAGCTGCCTTACTATCGCCCCAAGATAAAGTGGGAATGCAACTTAGTTGA
- a CDS encoding AMP-binding protein — protein sequence MLEVDLREIRFHSYDELVRTFKWNIPSHFNIGESILDRKIKEGLGDNIAIYYEDEEGNHFAYTFTQLKNLSDSLITILREIGVKRGDVVGIYLQPRVETVISILSLYRLGAISLSISPLMGVESVEYRIRQSDAKAIIIEGSRREVRQKLRNITKIIVADSARDESEINFDEVKRTSGVYYAVDTKSDEPAQLFYTSGSTGAPKGVLHAHRFLLGHIPAYQLYFEMAPKEEDVFYTPADWGWIGAIGDVLLPSLYFGKPIVAYRRLGKFSPKDALAIMQKYKVTCAFIPPTALRMIRREVINPRRDYDLRLRAISSAGEAVGEDLLEWAIKKLSPNVNEFYGCTEANLVTVNNSMWRKIGSIGKATPGHEIAVIDEKGNKVINQVGEIAVRMEDPVLFLGYYKDPEATAKKFRGYWFLMGDLGLMDQNGYIWFKGRGDDVIKVSGYRLGPEEIESVILQHSAVQEVAVIGKQDKLRGNIIKAFIVLKDGYLPSDNLVQEIQEFVKNRLALYAYPREIEFVKELPRTETGKLKRFELRKKEEEKS from the coding sequence ATGCTCGAGGTAGATTTGAGAGAAATTAGATTTCATAGTTATGATGAGCTCGTAAGAACATTCAAATGGAATATTCCATCACACTTTAATATAGGAGAATCGATATTAGACAGAAAGATTAAGGAAGGGTTAGGAGATAACATCGCAATATACTATGAAGACGAGGAAGGTAATCATTTTGCTTATACTTTCACTCAATTGAAGAATCTTAGCGATTCTTTAATAACAATTTTAAGAGAAATAGGAGTAAAAAGAGGGGATGTCGTTGGTATTTACTTACAGCCTAGGGTGGAAACTGTAATAAGTATTTTATCGCTATATAGACTTGGAGCAATTAGTTTGTCGATTTCACCATTAATGGGTGTAGAGTCTGTTGAATATAGAATAAGGCAAAGTGATGCCAAGGCCATAATAATTGAAGGTTCAAGAAGAGAGGTTAGACAGAAATTAAGGAATATAACTAAGATCATAGTCGCTGATAGTGCTAGAGATGAAAGTGAAATTAATTTCGATGAGGTTAAAAGGACCTCTGGAGTGTACTATGCGGTAGATACTAAGAGCGATGAACCAGCCCAGCTCTTTTATACATCTGGTAGTACTGGGGCACCAAAGGGAGTCCTTCATGCTCACAGGTTTCTGTTGGGACATATTCCAGCTTATCAGCTCTATTTTGAAATGGCACCAAAAGAAGAGGATGTATTTTACACGCCCGCAGATTGGGGTTGGATTGGAGCTATAGGTGACGTGCTATTGCCTAGCCTCTATTTTGGGAAGCCAATAGTAGCATATAGACGGCTAGGGAAATTCTCACCTAAAGACGCACTAGCCATAATGCAGAAATATAAAGTTACTTGTGCTTTCATCCCTCCTACTGCTTTAAGAATGATTAGAAGGGAAGTTATTAATCCAAGGAGAGATTATGACTTAAGATTAAGGGCAATTAGTAGTGCTGGAGAGGCTGTGGGAGAGGATCTGCTTGAGTGGGCAATCAAAAAATTGTCTCCTAATGTTAATGAATTTTATGGCTGTACAGAGGCTAATTTAGTTACCGTAAATAACTCCATGTGGCGTAAGATAGGATCTATAGGCAAAGCTACTCCTGGTCATGAGATAGCAGTTATTGATGAAAAAGGCAATAAGGTAATAAATCAAGTGGGAGAAATAGCAGTAAGGATGGAAGACCCAGTATTGTTTCTAGGATATTACAAGGATCCAGAAGCTACTGCTAAGAAGTTTAGGGGATATTGGTTCTTAATGGGAGATCTAGGTTTAATGGATCAAAATGGGTATATTTGGTTTAAAGGGAGAGGAGACGACGTAATAAAGGTTTCTGGATATAGATTAGGACCGGAGGAGATAGAGAGCGTAATATTACAACATTCCGCAGTTCAAGAAGTTGCGGTAATAGGTAAGCAAGATAAGTTGAGAGGAAATATAATTAAGGCATTTATAGTACTAAAGGATGGATATTTGCCATCTGATAACTTAGTACAAGAAATTCAGGAATTTGTCAAAAATAGACTAGCTTTATATGCATATCCTAGAGAAATAGAATTCGTTAAGGAATTACCTAGAACCGAGACTGGTAAATTAAAGAGATTTGAGCTAAGAAAAAAAGAAGAAGAAAAAAGTTGA